In the genome of Acidimicrobiia bacterium, one region contains:
- a CDS encoding PHB depolymerase family esterase, whose translation MRLQAAVLVATIVATACGSAVPAGIDRRMDLEVGDRQRTFHLYAPPNLEGPAPLVVVLHGLGGSSEEVRELTAFDDAADRHGFVVAYPQAVGLIPTWRAVRGFGPADVEFAAALVETVAEIVTIDREAVFVAGMSNGGAMAARLGCDLPGLFAAVGSVAGPHESGACEGSIRSPLIAFHGTSDRIVPYAGLGVAVAPVETWAGEWADAGDCSGPSHSRVADDVSLAAWDGCPAPVLLYTIEDGRHGWPGSALSVGRGASTESIDATELMWQFFLDQSRNGQ comes from the coding sequence GTGCGCCTGCAAGCAGCCGTTCTCGTTGCCACGATCGTCGCCACCGCATGCGGTTCGGCCGTTCCTGCCGGCATCGACCGGCGCATGGACCTCGAAGTGGGCGATCGGCAGCGCACCTTCCATCTGTACGCCCCGCCGAACCTGGAAGGCCCGGCGCCGCTCGTCGTGGTCCTGCATGGACTCGGCGGCTCGTCCGAGGAGGTGCGGGAGCTCACCGCCTTCGACGATGCGGCCGATCGGCATGGCTTCGTCGTCGCCTACCCGCAGGCGGTGGGGCTCATTCCCACATGGAGGGCCGTACGGGGGTTTGGCCCCGCCGACGTCGAGTTCGCAGCCGCTCTCGTCGAGACGGTGGCCGAGATCGTCACCATCGATCGGGAGGCCGTCTTCGTCGCCGGCATGTCGAACGGGGGTGCCATGGCGGCCCGCCTCGGGTGCGACCTTCCCGGCCTCTTCGCCGCCGTCGGATCGGTGGCGGGTCCGCACGAGTCGGGCGCCTGCGAAGGGTCCATCAGGAGCCCGCTGATCGCCTTCCACGGCACCTCCGACCGGATCGTCCCCTACGCCGGGCTGGGTGTGGCGGTGGCCCCGGTCGAGACCTGGGCGGGTGAGTGGGCCGACGCCGGTGACTGCTCCGGGCCCAGCCACTCGAGGGTGGCCGACGACGTGTCGCTCGCCGCATGGGACGGCTGTCCGGCACCGGTGCTCCTGTACACGATCGAGGACGGGAGACACGGATGGCCTGGGTCGGCGCTCTCGGTAGGGCGTGGGGCCTCCACCGAATCGATCGACGCCACCGAGCTCATGTGGCAGTTCTTCCTCGACCAGTCTCGGAACGGGCAGTGA
- the rph gene encoding ribonuclease PH, with product MRPVRITRHYTEMTPGSVLMEMGRTRVLCTASFDSDVPRWMRDAGKGWLTAEYAMLPGSSPERVSRSSISGGRTKEIQRLIGRSLRSVVDLSAMAEAVVRIDCDVLQADGGTRTAAITGAWVAVKDAVAAAMASGLLESDPVRDHCAAVSVGIVDGTARLDLEYEQDAGAQVDMNVVMTGAGGLVEVQGTAEGATFSRFELDRLLDLAGGGIARLVEEQRLALEQ from the coding sequence ATGCGACCGGTGCGCATCACACGCCACTACACCGAGATGACGCCCGGCTCGGTCCTGATGGAGATGGGCCGGACCCGCGTCCTGTGCACCGCCTCGTTCGACTCGGATGTGCCACGCTGGATGCGTGATGCCGGGAAGGGCTGGCTCACCGCCGAGTACGCCATGCTGCCCGGATCCAGTCCGGAGCGGGTTTCTCGTTCCTCGATCTCGGGCGGGCGGACCAAGGAGATCCAGCGGCTGATAGGCCGCTCGCTGCGTTCCGTCGTCGACCTCTCGGCCATGGCGGAGGCCGTCGTGAGGATCGACTGCGACGTCCTGCAGGCGGATGGCGGCACCAGAACCGCAGCCATCACCGGCGCCTGGGTCGCGGTCAAGGATGCGGTGGCGGCGGCGATGGCCTCGGGCCTGCTCGAGTCGGATCCGGTCCGCGACCACTGCGCTGCGGTGTCGGTGGGAATCGTGGACGGCACGGCGCGGCTCGACCTCGAGTACGAGCAGGACGCTGGAGCCCAGGTCGACATGAACGTGGTGATGACCGGGGCGGGCGGCCTGGTGGAGGTCCAGGGGACCGCCGAGGGCGCCACGTTCTCGCGCTTCGAGTTGGACCGCCTGCTCGATCTGGCCGGCGGTGGAATCGCCCGGCTGGTGGAGGAACAGCGGCTCGCCCTGGAGCAGTGA
- a CDS encoding DUF983 domain-containing protein, which produces MLRRFSWAVTLRCPDCGTPATRRFRLVESCQHCRLRFERHEGYWVGAVAVNTLVTIAFFITFLVGSMVLTWPDPPWGAITIAAVIVNLVLPIAFYPWSKTIWVAFDLALHPPQPEDRV; this is translated from the coding sequence ATGCTCCGACGGTTCTCCTGGGCGGTGACCCTGCGCTGTCCCGACTGCGGCACTCCCGCCACGCGACGCTTTCGGCTCGTCGAGTCGTGCCAACACTGCCGACTGCGGTTCGAGCGACACGAGGGCTACTGGGTGGGAGCCGTGGCGGTCAACACCCTGGTGACGATCGCCTTCTTCATCACCTTCTTGGTTGGTTCGATGGTCCTCACCTGGCCCGATCCCCCATGGGGCGCCATCACAATCGCAGCCGTCATCGTCAACCTGGTGCTGCCGATCGCCTTCTACCCCTGGTCGAAGACGATCTGGGTCGCCTTCGACCTCGCGCTCCACCCGCCCCAACCCGAAGACAGGGTCTAG
- a CDS encoding AzlC family ABC transporter permease gives MSPSRSSRPFVGGIVDVAPILLGVFPFGVIAGVAAVDAGLSTAQAIAASPMIFAGASQLATMDLLSSGSAAAVVIATALVINSRFAMYSAALSRHLTGLGGPQRVVAAYLLTDQAFAVSVIRYGRESWDLASRFAFYLGAAMGLWFTWMVATVAGVFVGAGVPPEWSLDFAVPLVFLALLFPAIRDRGTRTAAIVAGSVAAVAGGLPLNLGLLVAVACGLIAGVAAGRR, from the coding sequence TTGTCCCCGTCCCGCTCTTCGCGTCCGTTCGTCGGCGGCATCGTCGACGTGGCGCCGATCCTGCTCGGCGTGTTCCCGTTCGGTGTCATCGCCGGAGTGGCGGCGGTGGACGCAGGACTGTCGACTGCTCAGGCAATCGCGGCCTCTCCGATGATCTTCGCAGGCGCCTCCCAGCTGGCCACCATGGACCTGTTGTCGAGCGGCTCCGCCGCCGCCGTGGTGATCGCCACCGCCCTGGTGATCAACTCGCGCTTCGCCATGTACTCGGCGGCGCTGTCGCGACACCTCACCGGCCTCGGTGGCCCCCAGCGGGTCGTCGCCGCCTATCTCCTCACCGACCAGGCCTTTGCCGTCTCGGTGATTCGCTACGGGAGGGAGTCGTGGGACCTGGCATCCCGCTTCGCCTTCTACCTGGGGGCTGCGATGGGTCTCTGGTTCACCTGGATGGTGGCGACGGTGGCCGGGGTGTTCGTGGGCGCCGGGGTCCCACCGGAGTGGTCGCTCGACTTCGCCGTGCCATTGGTGTTCCTGGCGCTGCTCTTCCCGGCGATCAGGGACCGGGGGACCCGGACCGCCGCCATCGTGGCGGGCTCCGTCGCCGCCGTCGCCGGCGGCCTGCCCCTCAACCTCGGGCTGCTGGTGGCGGTCGCCTGCGGGCTTATCGCCGGTGTCGCCGCGGGGCGCCGATGA
- a CDS encoding HAMP domain-containing sensor histidine kinase has protein sequence MRRRLATVTLATASLIVISFLIPLGLLVRRQAEDRALARAESDARAVATALAVASSFGGASLEPEVVAAVLGAYGATDGVGVFLSDGSVIGDGQAGDPEVAVAASGVAYTARTGGGAAVLVPVVTPEGNLVVRVEVSGAVLTEGVAWAWLILALLGGLLLAVAVAAADRLGRSMVSPVEALRRSAAALAEGRLNTRVDPGGPPEVAEVGRAFNELADRLGDLLQAEREAAADLSHGLRTPVTALRLQVESIADPTLRQTLLDDVRRLEVAVGSVITEARSRGDEEPPHSRLDTLVASRSDFWRVLAEEQGRVFEVSIPSSAVEVRCTASAVTSAIDNLLENVFAHTAPGTPLRVSVTHRPATLTVEDGGGGLPRDSVERGVTSAGSTGLGLDIVRRTAERSGGRLEVGSSELGGAKVTVRFGAP, from the coding sequence ATGAGACGCCGGCTGGCCACGGTGACCCTGGCCACCGCCAGCCTGATCGTGATCTCGTTCCTGATCCCGCTGGGCCTGCTCGTCCGGCGACAGGCCGAGGACCGGGCCCTGGCCAGGGCCGAATCGGATGCCAGGGCGGTGGCCACGGCGCTGGCGGTGGCCTCGTCGTTCGGTGGAGCCTCTCTTGAACCCGAGGTCGTTGCAGCCGTGCTCGGAGCGTACGGCGCCACCGATGGGGTGGGGGTGTTCCTGAGCGATGGGAGCGTGATCGGCGACGGCCAGGCCGGTGATCCCGAGGTCGCCGTGGCGGCTTCCGGTGTGGCATACACGGCGCGTACCGGCGGCGGGGCAGCGGTGCTGGTGCCCGTGGTGACTCCGGAGGGGAACCTGGTGGTGCGGGTCGAGGTCTCCGGCGCCGTCCTCACCGAGGGCGTGGCCTGGGCATGGCTGATCCTCGCTCTCCTCGGTGGCCTGCTGCTGGCGGTGGCGGTCGCCGCCGCCGACCGGCTGGGGAGATCGATGGTGTCCCCGGTCGAAGCGCTGCGTCGGTCGGCGGCGGCACTCGCCGAGGGCCGCCTGAACACACGGGTGGACCCTGGAGGGCCGCCCGAAGTGGCCGAGGTGGGTCGAGCGTTCAACGAGCTCGCAGACCGGCTTGGCGACCTGCTCCAGGCCGAGAGAGAGGCCGCAGCAGACCTCTCCCACGGCCTGCGCACACCGGTGACGGCCTTGCGCCTGCAGGTGGAGAGCATTGCCGATCCGACGCTTCGCCAGACCCTGCTCGACGACGTCAGGCGCCTGGAGGTCGCGGTGGGCTCCGTCATCACCGAAGCGCGCTCCAGGGGCGACGAGGAGCCCCCTCACTCCCGTCTCGACACCCTGGTCGCCTCACGCAGCGACTTCTGGCGGGTGCTGGCTGAGGAGCAGGGAAGGGTGTTCGAGGTATCGATTCCGTCGTCGGCGGTCGAGGTCCGCTGCACCGCATCGGCGGTGACATCTGCGATCGACAACCTGCTCGAGAACGTGTTCGCCCACACCGCGCCAGGGACGCCGCTTCGGGTCTCGGTGACGCATCGACCCGCGACCCTGACCGTCGAAGACGGCGGGGGTGGCCTGCCTCGAGACTCGGTGGAGCGAGGGGTCACCTCGGCCGGCTCCACCGGGCTCGGCCTGGACATCGTGCGCCGCACCGCAGAGCGCTCGGGCGGACGGCTGGAGGTGGGCAGTTCCGAGCTCGGCGGCGCCAAGGTGACGGTGCGTTTCGGCGCTCCCTGA
- the rdgB gene encoding RdgB/HAM1 family non-canonical purine NTP pyrophosphatase yields the protein MRVVIATKNPDKVREMGAVIARLMPGIEIVAGLDWPDVAETGASLEENALLKARAVTAATGLPAIADDTGLEVDALGGAPGVHTARLAGPTATYAENRHRLLALLEGCSDRAARFRTAIAFVDGEREVVVDGVLEGSIAREERGTGGFGYDPVFVVGGRTLAEIGEAEKNRISHRARALESLARLWAWGDRPSTLASEEGS from the coding sequence ATGCGGGTCGTGATCGCCACCAAGAATCCGGACAAGGTGCGCGAGATGGGAGCGGTGATCGCCCGGCTGATGCCCGGAATCGAGATCGTGGCCGGCCTCGACTGGCCCGACGTGGCGGAGACCGGTGCCTCTCTCGAGGAGAATGCACTGCTCAAGGCTCGGGCCGTCACCGCCGCCACCGGGCTGCCCGCCATCGCCGACGACACCGGACTGGAGGTCGATGCCCTCGGCGGCGCCCCTGGTGTCCACACCGCCCGGTTGGCCGGGCCTACTGCGACCTACGCCGAGAATCGTCATCGCCTGCTGGCGCTCCTCGAAGGGTGTTCGGACCGCGCCGCCCGGTTCCGCACCGCGATCGCCTTCGTGGACGGGGAGCGCGAGGTGGTCGTGGACGGGGTGCTGGAAGGGAGCATCGCCAGGGAAGAGCGGGGCACGGGCGGATTCGGGTACGACCCGGTGTTCGTCGTCGGCGGGAGGACCCTGGCCGAGATCGGGGAGGCCGAGAAGAACCGGATCAGCCATCGCGCCCGTGCACTCGAGTCGCTGGCCCGGCTCTGGGCCTGGGGCGACCGACCTTCGACCCTGGCGTCGGAGGAGGGTTCGTAA
- a CDS encoding DUF4328 domain-containing protein, whose protein sequence is MTSSDETIDAGRYRVAPGLISTLRGFLYATAAASLAGAIAASNEARLVADVMAGDGGMVRRLVDAEEVTEAVLAVFSLAALVTGILAVIWWYQTYRVVETSGAANRKWSAGWAVGGWFIPFANFIIPKLVLNEMERVLIAAEEGSTEWRNRRVSAITSWWWALFVIAAIVFGAGLGMSDGQLDGEFAFDADLYLLGVRATALGMAISTAAALVGAAAMKRLGRMASR, encoded by the coding sequence ATGACTTCGTCGGACGAAACGATCGATGCGGGACGCTACCGGGTGGCCCCCGGCCTGATCAGCACGCTGCGCGGGTTTCTGTACGCCACCGCAGCGGCTTCGCTGGCAGGAGCCATCGCGGCCTCCAACGAAGCCCGACTCGTGGCCGATGTGATGGCCGGGGACGGTGGCATGGTGAGGCGACTGGTCGATGCCGAGGAGGTGACCGAGGCCGTGCTGGCGGTGTTCTCCCTGGCCGCACTGGTGACCGGGATCCTTGCCGTGATCTGGTGGTACCAGACCTACCGCGTGGTCGAGACTTCGGGAGCGGCGAACCGCAAGTGGAGCGCCGGCTGGGCGGTGGGTGGCTGGTTCATCCCCTTCGCCAACTTCATCATCCCCAAGCTGGTGCTGAACGAGATGGAGCGGGTCCTGATCGCTGCCGAGGAGGGTTCGACCGAGTGGCGCAATCGGAGGGTTTCGGCGATCACGAGCTGGTGGTGGGCACTGTTCGTGATCGCAGCGATCGTGTTCGGTGCCGGGCTCGGCATGAGCGACGGTCAGCTCGACGGCGAGTTCGCATTCGACGCCGACCTCTACCTGCTCGGGGTCAGAGCGACCGCCCTCGGCATGGCGATCTCGACCGCGGCGGCCCTGGTCGGTGCGGCCGCCATGAAGCGGCTGGGTCGCATGGCCAGCCGTTGA
- a CDS encoding response regulator transcription factor yields MVAILMIEDDQQIRERTARALAERGHSVGSRRTGFEGLSALVDEAPDLVILDLGLPDVDGADLLKMIRAVSRVPVIVATARSDEMTVVSLLDAGADDYVIKPYSMDQLEARIRAVLRRTSSDERHRLIEVGGLLVDLAGRTVTLDGATLELSRKEFDLLAHLAVNAGEVISKRDLLAEVWREPYGGSESTVDVHLSWLRKKLGESAASPRYLRTVFGVGVKLVDPEA; encoded by the coding sequence ATGGTCGCCATCCTCATGATCGAGGACGATCAACAGATCAGGGAGCGAACCGCCCGAGCGCTTGCCGAACGAGGCCATTCGGTCGGCTCCAGGCGCACCGGATTCGAGGGCCTCTCCGCCCTGGTCGACGAGGCCCCCGATCTCGTGATCCTCGACCTCGGTCTGCCCGACGTCGATGGCGCCGACCTCCTCAAGATGATCCGAGCAGTGAGCCGGGTCCCGGTGATCGTCGCCACCGCCCGCAGCGACGAGATGACGGTGGTGTCCCTACTCGATGCCGGTGCCGACGACTACGTCATCAAGCCGTACTCCATGGATCAGCTCGAGGCCAGGATCCGGGCCGTGCTTCGCCGCACCTCCTCCGACGAACGACACCGGCTCATCGAAGTGGGCGGGTTGCTCGTGGACCTCGCCGGGCGAACCGTCACCCTGGACGGCGCCACCCTCGAGCTGTCCCGCAAGGAGTTCGATCTCCTCGCCCACCTGGCGGTCAATGCGGGCGAGGTGATCTCCAAGCGAGACCTCCTTGCCGAGGTGTGGCGGGAACCGTACGGGGGGAGCGAGAGCACGGTGGACGTGCACCTCTCCTGGCTGCGCAAGAAGCTCGGAGAGTCAGCCGCATCTCCGCGCTACCTGCGCACCGTGTTCGGAGTGGGTGTCAAGCTGGTGGACCCGGAGGCATGA
- a CDS encoding ABC transporter ATP-binding protein, translated as MSESLVQAMGLEKSFGSLVAVGGIDFEVRRGEVFGFLGPNGAGKSSTMRMIGAVSPSSGGTLSVLGMDPDRDGPRIRARLGVVPQEDNLDLELTVYENLFIYGRYFGLPRKVIDERIDELLRFAQLDERRKSKVEPLSGGMKRRLTIARGLINRPEMLILDEPTTGLDPQARHLLWDRLYRLKQEGVTLIITTHYMDEAEQLCDRLVIMDKGKIVAEGSPRGLIEEHSSREVLELRFPVGTQQDHAAELEGLAERVEVLPDRVLLYTGDADEAAAAVHARGIIPESTVSRRATLEDVFLGLTGRTLVD; from the coding sequence ATGTCCGAATCACTCGTCCAAGCCATGGGGCTAGAAAAGTCGTTCGGCAGCCTCGTCGCCGTCGGCGGGATCGACTTCGAGGTGCGCCGGGGAGAGGTCTTCGGGTTCCTAGGCCCCAACGGCGCCGGGAAGTCGTCGACGATGCGCATGATCGGGGCGGTGTCCCCATCGAGTGGCGGAACCCTGAGCGTCCTGGGCATGGACCCCGACCGCGACGGTCCCCGCATCCGGGCCCGCCTGGGCGTGGTGCCCCAAGAGGACAACCTCGACCTGGAGCTCACCGTCTACGAGAACCTGTTCATCTACGGGCGCTACTTCGGCCTTCCCCGCAAGGTGATCGACGAACGCATCGACGAGCTGCTGCGTTTCGCCCAGCTCGACGAGCGCCGCAAGAGCAAGGTGGAGCCGCTGTCGGGTGGAATGAAGCGTCGCCTCACCATCGCCCGGGGACTGATCAATCGGCCGGAGATGCTCATCCTGGACGAACCGACCACCGGGCTCGACCCTCAGGCCCGCCACCTGCTCTGGGACCGCCTCTACCGCCTGAAGCAGGAGGGGGTCACCCTGATCATCACCACCCACTACATGGACGAGGCGGAACAGCTCTGCGATCGCCTGGTCATCATGGACAAGGGCAAGATCGTGGCCGAGGGCTCCCCACGGGGGTTGATCGAGGAGCACTCCAGCCGCGAGGTCCTGGAGCTTCGATTCCCGGTCGGGACCCAGCAGGACCACGCCGCCGAGCTCGAAGGGCTGGCCGAGCGCGTGGAGGTGCTGCCCGATCGAGTGCTGCTCTACACCGGCGACGCCGACGAGGCGGCGGCCGCCGTACACGCCCGCGGGATCATCCCCGAGTCCACGGTGAGCCGGCGCGCCACGCTGGAGGACGTGTTCCTCGGGCTCACCGGCCGCACCCTGGTGGACTGA
- a CDS encoding MBL fold metallo-hydrolase, which yields MLDVGPGTFAALMEAGLLPDAIVLSHGHPDHCSDLVFLFQYLRFDRPEVAGLPVLAPPGVADLIADFLDASTDHPFHRVFDFRVVGPGDGLTLGATTLRFGAAAHPVPSVVVRVECDGVSLVYSGDTGPGGDLQALAAGCDLLLCEATHQGPPGPDRYPYHLHAVEAGEIATDAGVGRLLLTHVAPTLEPGVSVAEAALTFSGPIDFARPGMEVEL from the coding sequence ATGCTCGACGTCGGACCGGGCACGTTCGCCGCCCTCATGGAGGCGGGCCTCCTGCCCGACGCCATCGTGCTCAGCCACGGCCATCCCGACCACTGCTCGGATCTCGTCTTTCTCTTCCAGTACCTCCGCTTCGACCGCCCGGAGGTCGCCGGCCTCCCGGTTCTCGCCCCACCGGGCGTGGCCGATCTGATCGCCGACTTCCTCGACGCCAGCACCGACCACCCGTTCCATCGGGTGTTCGACTTTCGAGTCGTCGGGCCCGGCGACGGGCTCACCCTTGGAGCCACGACCCTCCGGTTCGGGGCCGCCGCCCACCCCGTCCCTTCGGTCGTGGTGCGCGTGGAGTGCGATGGGGTGAGCCTTGTCTACAGCGGGGATACCGGCCCCGGTGGTGATCTCCAGGCCCTGGCCGCCGGATGCGACCTGCTGCTGTGCGAGGCGACCCACCAGGGACCGCCCGGCCCCGATCGATATCCATACCACCTCCACGCCGTGGAAGCCGGCGAGATCGCCACCGATGCCGGTGTCGGACGACTTCTCCTCACCCACGTCGCCCCTACCCTCGAACCTGGAGTGTCGGTGGCAGAGGCGGCGCTGACCTTCTCAGGCCCCATCGACTTCGCCCGTCCCGGCATGGAGGTTGAACTGTGA
- a CDS encoding ABC transporter permease has translation MAATPLRVLEASARVYRRTWRGSVVSTFLNPVLFLLAMGMGLGKLVDAGGGEATLDITYLKFLAPGLLAATAMTTGAGDSAFPVMAGIKWRKTFEAVLATPVGVRDLVVGLISWVGVRLLFVTLVYSGVMTAFGATTVVEGLLAVPPAVLTGVAFAAVIVAYTARLEDEQGLASLFRWGITPLFLFSGTFFPVSQLWGWMQPVAYTTPLFHGVSLCRGLALGTGYVVHPLFSAAYLLTMLGLGLLVANRYMTRRLVK, from the coding sequence ATGGCCGCCACCCCGCTGCGGGTTCTCGAGGCATCGGCCCGGGTGTATCGCCGCACCTGGCGGGGAAGCGTCGTCAGCACCTTCCTCAACCCGGTCCTGTTCCTGCTCGCCATGGGAATGGGCCTGGGCAAGCTGGTGGACGCCGGCGGAGGCGAAGCGACCCTCGACATCACCTACCTCAAGTTCCTCGCCCCTGGCCTGCTCGCCGCCACCGCCATGACCACCGGTGCCGGCGACTCAGCCTTCCCCGTGATGGCAGGCATCAAGTGGCGCAAGACGTTCGAGGCGGTCCTGGCCACCCCGGTTGGGGTGCGCGACCTGGTGGTGGGACTGATCTCATGGGTGGGCGTCCGGCTGTTGTTCGTCACCCTCGTCTACTCGGGCGTGATGACCGCCTTCGGGGCAACCACGGTGGTCGAGGGCCTGCTCGCCGTGCCGCCTGCGGTGCTCACAGGAGTGGCGTTCGCCGCAGTGATCGTCGCCTACACCGCCCGGCTCGAAGACGAACAGGGACTCGCCAGCCTGTTCCGGTGGGGGATCACCCCGCTGTTCCTCTTCTCGGGGACGTTCTTCCCGGTATCGCAGCTGTGGGGATGGATGCAGCCCGTCGCCTACACCACCCCCCTGTTCCACGGTGTGTCGCTGTGCCGAGGGCTGGCACTCGGAACCGGCTACGTCGTCCATCCGCTGTTCAGTGCCGCCTACCTTCTCACGATGCTCGGCCTCGGGCTGCTGGTGGCCAACCGCTACATGACCCGGAGGCTGGTCAAGTGA
- a CDS encoding DUF885 domain-containing protein, which translates to MIDPIYPLSSDLVDEIAAALPTLATYLGIAGHDDRWEDFGLEGSEAVADMFRGQLLRVRNLPRAEEPFAVLARQVAEDELERNLAEFDDGEHLLDLNSIASTLQTLRDVFDQMDQQSDEGWRAIAARLEGLPAAASAYASRLEAARRQGKVVARRQVVEAVRQARNHAGDGSHFLSLPAAMREAGIGDPALTEAVATGVAAARSGFSALADYLEGTYLPSAPADDAVGEERYVRLARRFLGATVDPALAYEWGWEEVIRLRRRMEQVAGEIVPGGSLDEALELLQTDPARAATSQEEFRRIMLDRQLAALTELDGVHFEVPDPIRTIEVRMTPPGGSLGAYYNGPSEDFSRPGTVWWSKGDQQVIPLFDEVTTAYHEGFPGHHLQFGLQVTAGERLSRLHRLAVWYSGSGEGWALYAEDLMEELGYLEKPDYVMGKLASEMLRACRVVIDIGSHLGYRIPAGQEFHPGEPWRFELGVEMLERYAAQGHDMSVAEMIRYLGWPGQAISYKLGQKAIREMRDEASRKPGFDPKIFHSRLLEAGAIGLDLLRARMGA; encoded by the coding sequence TTGATCGACCCGATCTATCCGCTGAGCAGCGACCTGGTCGACGAGATCGCCGCCGCCCTCCCCACGCTGGCCACCTATCTCGGGATCGCCGGGCACGACGACCGCTGGGAGGACTTCGGACTCGAAGGCTCGGAGGCGGTGGCCGACATGTTCCGCGGCCAGCTGCTCAGGGTTCGAAATCTCCCCCGGGCCGAGGAGCCCTTCGCCGTTCTCGCCAGGCAGGTCGCCGAGGACGAACTGGAGCGAAACCTCGCCGAGTTCGACGACGGTGAGCACCTGCTCGATCTGAACAGCATCGCATCGACGCTGCAGACGCTTCGCGACGTCTTCGATCAGATGGACCAGCAGTCAGACGAGGGCTGGCGTGCCATCGCCGCCCGCCTCGAAGGGCTTCCCGCAGCCGCATCGGCGTACGCCTCGAGGCTGGAGGCGGCCCGCCGCCAGGGCAAGGTCGTCGCCCGCCGCCAGGTGGTCGAGGCGGTGAGGCAGGCGCGCAATCACGCCGGGGACGGGTCGCACTTTCTCTCGCTTCCGGCGGCGATGCGGGAGGCAGGCATCGGCGATCCGGCGTTGACCGAGGCGGTCGCGACGGGGGTGGCCGCGGCGCGGTCGGGGTTCTCCGCCCTGGCCGACTATCTGGAGGGGACCTACCTGCCGTCGGCGCCGGCCGACGATGCCGTGGGCGAGGAGCGATACGTGCGCCTGGCCCGCCGGTTCCTGGGCGCGACGGTTGATCCCGCCCTCGCATACGAGTGGGGCTGGGAGGAGGTCATCCGGTTGCGGCGGAGGATGGAGCAGGTGGCCGGGGAGATCGTGCCCGGTGGGAGCCTGGACGAGGCTCTCGAACTGCTCCAGACCGATCCGGCTCGGGCCGCCACCAGTCAGGAGGAGTTTCGGCGAATCATGCTGGACCGCCAGCTGGCTGCGCTCACCGAGCTGGACGGGGTGCACTTCGAAGTCCCCGACCCGATCCGCACCATCGAGGTGCGGATGACCCCGCCCGGGGGATCCCTCGGCGCCTACTACAACGGCCCTTCGGAGGACTTCAGCCGGCCGGGAACGGTGTGGTGGTCCAAGGGGGACCAGCAGGTGATCCCCCTCTTCGACGAGGTGACCACTGCCTACCACGAGGGATTCCCGGGACATCATCTCCAGTTCGGTCTGCAGGTGACCGCCGGTGAGCGGCTCTCGCGCCTGCATCGTCTGGCCGTCTGGTACAGCGGCTCGGGGGAGGGATGGGCGCTGTACGCCGAGGACCTGATGGAGGAGCTGGGGTATCTGGAGAAGCCCGATTATGTGATGGGGAAGCTGGCGTCGGAGATGCTGCGCGCCTGCCGGGTCGTGATCGACATCGGGAGCCACCTCGGATACCGGATCCCGGCGGGACAGGAGTTCCACCCCGGAGAGCCCTGGCGCTTCGAACTCGGTGTCGAGATGCTGGAGCGTTACGCCGCACAGGGTCACGACATGTCGGTGGCCGAGATGATCCGGTACCTCGGGTGGCCGGGCCAGGCGATCTCCTACAAGCTCGGGCAGAAGGCGATACGGGAGATGCGGGACGAGGCGAGCCGCAAGCCCGGCTTCGATCCGAAGATCTTCCACTCTCGGCTGCTCGAAGCCGGCGCCATCGGTCTCGACCTGCTTCGGGCGCGGATGGGCGCCTAG
- a CDS encoding AzlD domain-containing protein: MTSGTGIWLLLAIIGLGTWLIRLSFLALLGRVERVPPAVERVLSMIPAAVLAALVVPGITRAQGHLDLGTARFAAGVLAAVVAWRTKNVLATIAVGMGVLWMLSAVSS, from the coding sequence ATGACAAGCGGAACGGGCATCTGGCTGCTGCTGGCGATCATCGGGCTCGGGACCTGGCTGATCAGGCTCTCGTTCCTGGCCCTGCTCGGCCGCGTGGAGCGCGTTCCCCCGGCGGTCGAGCGGGTGCTCTCCATGATTCCCGCGGCGGTACTGGCAGCGCTCGTCGTCCCCGGTATCACCCGCGCCCAGGGACACCTCGACCTGGGTACGGCTCGTTTCGCCGCCGGTGTGCTGGCGGCCGTGGTCGCGTGGCGGACGAAGAACGTACTGGCGACGATCGCCGTCGGAATGGGAGTGCTCTGGATGCTGTCCGCCGTCAGCAGTTGA